The Pseudanabaena galeata CCNP1313 genome includes a region encoding these proteins:
- a CDS encoding RelA/SpoT family protein encodes MTPMTLLAEAPVERLGHPIVGEIDCENFQECNTVVDAWIPDWLRSSWEKSQRGESLENEDIVGQALEFAYRLHDGQCRASGEPYILHPIAVAAILKDLGGSDVMIAAGFLHDVVEDTDVSCEQIEEMFGKEVRQLVEGVTKLSKLSFESKTESQAENFRRMFLAMAQDIRVIIVKLADRLHNMRTLQHLRPEKQVLISRETREIFAPLANRLGLGQIKWELEDIAFKYIEPEQYQMMESLVADTHESRHEQLVEVTRVLAERLELMGIDDFDISGRPKHLYGIYRKMERQKKQYNEIYDIQAVRVIVNTKEECYRVLAVVHDHFCPIPGRFKDYIGLPKPNRYQSLHTAVIGPKGQPVEVQIRTWEMHHIADYGIAAHWKYKESNSTSKPLKGDDQKFTWLRQLVEWQRELKDPQEYLDSVKEDLFDSEVYVFSPKGDVYCLPRGATPVDFAYRVHTEVGNHCSGALVNNVMVSLHRPLKHGDIVTILTQNNAHPSTDWINFVATSSAKSRIRQWFKRSRRDENLALGRSALERELGKNGLETLLKSDQMQKLAERCNYHNVEDLLAGIGYGETSVNTVVNKLREHQHHDRDLNPQKYEARHEPTHSHSSKSPILGLDGMVYSIAGCCAPLPGEPITGVVALGSNRGITIHRHDCHNLANIPSDRLLHVGWNQQKENDHAQTYPIDIRVEAIDRVGILRDILTRLSDNKINVRRANVQTKKGKAAIIDLSIDISDRHQFDRVCNQINKLCDTLSVSRLVVE; translated from the coding sequence ATGACTCCGATGACATTATTAGCTGAAGCTCCAGTAGAACGTTTAGGTCATCCGATTGTTGGTGAAATAGATTGTGAAAACTTTCAGGAATGTAACACAGTAGTAGATGCTTGGATTCCAGATTGGCTAAGAAGTAGTTGGGAGAAATCGCAAAGGGGTGAAAGTTTAGAGAATGAAGATATCGTTGGTCAAGCTTTAGAGTTTGCCTATCGGCTGCATGATGGGCAATGCCGTGCATCGGGGGAACCATACATACTGCATCCGATCGCAGTTGCAGCCATCCTGAAGGATTTAGGGGGCAGTGATGTGATGATCGCCGCAGGATTTTTGCATGATGTTGTTGAGGATACCGATGTATCCTGCGAACAGATCGAAGAAATGTTTGGCAAAGAAGTTCGTCAGTTGGTGGAAGGGGTAACCAAGTTATCGAAACTGAGTTTTGAGAGTAAGACTGAAAGTCAAGCCGAAAATTTTCGACGCATGTTTCTGGCGATGGCTCAAGATATTCGCGTGATTATCGTTAAGCTTGCCGATCGCCTGCACAATATGCGAACTCTGCAACATCTGCGACCTGAGAAGCAAGTCCTGATTTCCAGAGAAACGAGAGAGATTTTTGCACCTTTAGCAAACCGTTTGGGTTTAGGGCAAATTAAATGGGAACTCGAAGATATTGCTTTTAAGTATATTGAGCCAGAACAATATCAAATGATGGAGTCTCTCGTTGCTGATACCCATGAAAGTCGCCATGAACAATTGGTAGAAGTGACGCGGGTATTAGCTGAACGACTGGAATTGATGGGTATTGATGATTTTGATATTAGTGGTAGACCGAAACATTTGTATGGCATTTATCGCAAGATGGAACGCCAAAAGAAGCAATATAACGAGATTTATGACATTCAAGCTGTCAGGGTAATCGTTAATACTAAGGAGGAATGCTACCGCGTTCTTGCCGTTGTCCACGATCATTTTTGTCCGATCCCCGGTCGGTTTAAAGACTACATTGGCTTACCTAAGCCCAACCGTTATCAATCTTTGCATACGGCGGTAATTGGTCCAAAAGGACAACCTGTGGAAGTCCAGATTCGCACATGGGAGATGCATCACATTGCTGACTATGGGATTGCAGCCCATTGGAAATATAAAGAAAGTAATTCGACTAGCAAGCCACTCAAGGGCGACGATCAGAAATTTACATGGTTGCGCCAGTTGGTGGAATGGCAACGTGAACTAAAAGATCCTCAAGAATATCTTGATAGCGTCAAGGAAGATTTATTTGATAGTGAAGTTTATGTATTTAGCCCCAAGGGGGATGTGTACTGTTTACCTCGTGGCGCAACGCCTGTAGATTTTGCTTACCGTGTGCATACGGAAGTCGGTAATCACTGCTCAGGTGCATTGGTAAACAATGTAATGGTTTCTTTGCATCGTCCACTCAAGCATGGTGATATTGTCACAATTCTCACCCAAAACAATGCCCATCCCAGTACCGATTGGATCAATTTCGTGGCGACAAGTTCGGCAAAAAGTCGGATTCGCCAATGGTTTAAGCGATCGCGTCGTGATGAAAATCTTGCCCTAGGACGCAGTGCCTTAGAACGTGAACTTGGTAAAAATGGTTTAGAGACACTGCTTAAATCCGATCAGATGCAGAAGCTTGCTGAACGATGTAACTATCACAACGTTGAGGATCTGCTGGCAGGTATTGGCTATGGCGAAACTTCAGTCAATACTGTAGTTAATAAACTGCGCGAACATCAGCACCATGATCGTGACTTGAATCCTCAAAAGTATGAAGCACGCCATGAACCTACCCATAGCCATAGCTCCAAATCACCAATTTTAGGGCTGGATGGCATGGTTTACTCGATCGCAGGTTGCTGTGCGCCTTTACCTGGGGAACCTATTACGGGAGTTGTGGCGTTAGGTAGCAATCGTGGTATCACCATCCATCGCCATGATTGCCATAATTTAGCGAATATTCCTAGCGATCGCCTGTTGCATGTGGGTTGGAATCAGCAGAAGGAAAATGATCATGCTCAAACCTATCCCATTGATATTCGGGTAGAAGCGATTGATCGGGTTGGGATATTGCGCGATATTTTGACTCGCCTCTCCGACAACAAAATCAATGTGCGAAGGGCAAATGTACAGACTAAAAAAGGCAAAGCTGCAATTATTGATTTAAGTATTGATATTAGCGATCGCCATCAATTTGATCGAGTTTGCAATCAAATCAACAAGCTGTGTGACACCCTTTCGGTTTCGCGTCTTGTTGTTGAATAG